From Anopheles coluzzii chromosome 3, AcolN3, whole genome shotgun sequence, the proteins below share one genomic window:
- the LOC120954597 gene encoding uncharacterized protein LOC120954597, which yields MFRLVCSRPSGCQQHETLQQFPALARQLRTRRLTGRKSEANFVFICRLLHNTQQAHKASASVQSVQGAGKQQCHPANGAIVHLVFGVLFCDTSLLRLPHSRPLTKMTKRNAWSRAETAELLDIIRTSCVSFLDGTINNRKGQMYRQIEYEMQRRGGTGANRDARQIEHKWKNLKFGYERYKSELEQHAANDSKSWLSTLKPCEFYTELEELFSVVEQRTATAVVSGSPEVETIVGIEGVTYYDEEFVTEEGQELAVDDDTVVIEEIVYDSQDAIEFEEPVAGPSTSKASSAPLQPAQPAAPKRKKLTAENMDGLLLRICEMQKQHNDTFNRNQMEYIENEFETFREREREHLLQLKLDLEVLKQKFLARIQKIAIGEGGANEAVEETVVGHEAKRRRVGTGAGRRK from the exons ATGTTTCGTCTTGTCTGTTCCCGTCCGTCGGGCTGTCAGCAGCACGAAACCTTACAACAGTTCCCAGCACTCGCGCGTCAGCTTCGCACACGAAGATTGACAGGTCGTAAAAGCGAGGCAAactttgttttcatttgccGTCTTctccacaacacacaacaagcCCACAAAGCAAGCGCGTCCGTACAATCAGTGCAGGGAGCAGGAAAACAACAGTGCCACCCAGCAAATGGAGCTATAGTCCATTTGGTTTTTGGCGTTCTGTTTTGTGACACTTCCCTTCTCCGCTTGCCGCATTCCAGACCCTTGACGAAAATGACGAAACGCAACGCCTGGTCACGGGCGGAAACGGCCGAGCTGCTCGACATCATACGGACGAGCTGCGTGTCCTTCCTGGACGGTACCATCAACAACCGGAAGGGCCAGATGTACCGCCAGATCGAGTACGAGATGCAACGGCGCGGCGGCACCGGAGCGAATCGGGACGCCCGCCAGATCGAGCACAAGTGGAAGAACCTCAAGTTTGGCTACGAGCGGTACAAGAGCGAGCTGGAGCAGCACGCAGCGAACGACAGCAAATCCTGGCTGTCCACCCTGAAGCCGTGCGAGTTTTACACGGAGCTGGAGGAGCTGTTCAGTGTGGTGGAGCAGCGGACCGCCACCGCGGTCGTCAGCGGCAGCCCGGAGGTGGAAACGATCGTCGGAATCGAAGGTGTTACGTACTATG atgaAGAATTTGTCACCGAAGAAGGACAGGAACTGGCGGTGGATGATGACACGGTCGTGATTGAGGAGATTGTGTACGATTCACAGGATGCGATCGAGTTTG AAGAACCCGTCGCCGGTCCGAGCACCTCGAAAGCCTCGTCTGCCCCGCTACAGCCAGCCCAGCCGGCCGCCCCGAAGCGCAAAAAGCTGACGGCGGAAAACATGGACGGCCTGCTGTTGCGGATTTGCGAAATGCAGAAGCAGCACAACGACACGTTCAACCGCAACCAGATGGAGTACATCGAGAACGAGTTCGAAACGTTCCGCGAGCGCGAGCGGGAACATTTGCTCCAGCTGAAGCTCGATCTGGAGGTGTTGAAGCAAAAGTTTCTCGCCCGAATACAGAAGATTGCCATCGGTGAGGGTGGGGCGAACGAGGCGGTGGAAGAGACGGTGGTGGGGCACGAAGCGAAACGGCGCCGCGTTGGGACCGGTGCTGGCAGGCGGAAGTAG
- the LOC120960136 gene encoding tRNA-dihydrouridine(16/17) synthase [NAD(P)(+)]-like, translating to MVTGNESNVDLPAEPPATATTVATATAMDTTSDAPGQPNRKLGGFEFYEKVLRSPRYVVAPMVDASELAWRLLSRRHGAQLCYSPMFHSSCFTKDPKYRKDSLQTCPEDRPLIIQFCGNDPKIMLEAALLAQDHCDAIDINLGCPQAIAKRGHYGAFLQDEWELLREIVSTLHRHLAIPVTCKIRIFEDMAKTIRYARMLQDAGAQMLTVHGRTRDQKGPLTGLADWKYVRVLRQQLSIPIFSNGNIMSVHDVERCIAETGVNGVMTAEGNLHNPALFEGVNPTAWSMAHEYLDLVEQYPAPISYIRGHLFKLFHHLMHLKSNAALREKLAGSHSVAEFRTVVTQLEQKYLPYHEGTILWTGEDDSDATHNDDDTTSTATENGQQPSPPHPAKLDQNLHLPPWLCQPYIRAPPEVHRQKLEEAHRLANDPTREKRQFFDAHGNEISRKRMKKMRRVQRRPKNKNRAQQRALNGGKGGQTASSQDNDESDDDGEEEDEEEGQQQQQQENNIVRMNISLAEANGRRRRFDELCKNDAPNCTNPMGMKCEHRLCRTCCKGKCYRENRDCAGHKIRIKSRREKAIALTRAEQEAQRKIDEEQEQQKCAEVEMLVPAEEPTIERS from the exons ATGGTAACGGGCAACGAGAGTAACGTTGATCTGCCGGCGGAACCAccagccaccgccaccaccgtagCAACGGCAACGGCGATGGACACAACCAGCGACGCCCCGGGGCAACCGAACCGTAAGCTCGGCGGGTTTGAGTTCTACGAAAAGGTGCTCCGTTCGCCGCGGTACGTCGTGGCCCCGATGGTGGACGCTAGCGAGCTGGCCTGGCGGCTGCTGAGCCGCCGGCACGGCGCACAGCTCTGCTACTCGCCCATGTTCCACAGCAGCTGCTTCACCAAGGATCCGAAGTATCGGAAGGATTCGCTGCAAACCTGCCCGGAAGACCGGCCGCTGATTATACAG TTCTGCGGCAACGATCCGAAGATAATGCTGGAGGCGGCCCTGCTCGCCCAGGATCACTGCGACGCGATCGATATCAATCTCGGCTGCCCGCAGGCCATCGCCAAGCGCGGCCACTACGGTGCCTTCCTGCAGGACGAATGGGAGCTACTGCGGGAGATCG TAAGCACGCTGCATCGCCATTTGGCCATCCCGGTCACGTGCAAGATACGCATCTTCGAGGATATGGCGAAAACGATTCGCTACGCCCGAATGCTGCAGGACGCCGGCGCCCAGATGCTGACCGTGCACGGGCGGACCCGCGACCAGAAGGGCCCGCTGACCGGGCTGGCCGACTGGAAGTACGTGCGGGTGCTGCGGCAGCAGCTGAGCATACCGATCTTCTCGAACGGCAACATCATGTCGGTCCACGACGTCGAGCGGTGCATCGCCGAGACGGGCGTCAATGGGGTGATGACGGCGGAGGGCAACCTGCACAATCCGGCCCTGTTCGAGGGCGTGAATCCGACCGCCTGGAGCATGGCGCACGAGTATCTGGATCTGGTCGAGCAGTACCCGGCCCCGATATCGTACATCCGGGGGCATCTGTTTAAGCTGTTTCATCATCT GATGCACTTGAAATCGAATGCCGCCCTGCGGGAGAAGCTTGCCGGCAGCCACTCGGTCGCCGAGTTCCGCACCGTCGTGACGCAGCTCGAGCAAAAGTATCTTCCCTACCACGAGGGAACGATCCTCTGGACGGGAGAGGACGACAGTGACGCAACGCACAACGACGATGACACTACTAGCACCGCCACCGAAAATGGACAACAACCTTCCCCTCCCCACCCAGCCAAACTGGACCAAAATCTGCACCTGCCCCCATGGCTCTGCCAGCCGTACATTCGCGCTCCGCCCGAGGTGCACCGCCAGAAGCTGGAGGAGGCGCACCGGCTGGCGAACGATCCGACGCGCGAGAAGCGCCAGTTCTTTGACGCCCATGGGAATGAAATTTCACGCAAACGGATGAAAAAGATGCGCCGCGTGCAGCGTCGCCCCAAGAACAAGAACCGGGCGCAGCAGCGTGCCCTAAACGGTGGCAAAGGAGGACAGACCGCTTCTTCGCAGGATAACGATGAGAGTGATGACGATGGGGAGGAAGAGGATGAAGAAGaaggccagcagcagcagcagcaggagaacAACATCGTACGGATGAACATTTCGCTCGCGGAAGCGAACGGCCGGCGGCGACGGTTCGACGAGCTGTGCAAAAATGACGCACCGAACTGTACCAATCCGATG GGTATGAAATGCGAGCACCGTTTATGCCGGACGTGCTGCAAGGGCAAATGCTACCGGGAGAACCGCGATTGCGCAGGGCACAAGATACGCATCAAGTCGAGGCGCGAGAAGGCGATCGCACTGACGCGGGCGGAGCAGGAGGCGCAGAGAAAGATCGAcgaggagcaggagcagcaaaagTGCGCGGAGGTGGAAATGTTGGTGCCGGCGGAAGAGCCTACCATCGAACGAAGCTGA